Within the bacterium genome, the region CCCCCTATATAGAGACCCCCCCCTAAAACATTGGGTGTTGTGGTGTCGTATGTTGCGGACGACACTTAAACCCTTAATAAACCCAGACCAGAGCAGCCCCCTTCGGGGGAAAGACCAGAGCCTCCGCCGCCGACCACACCTCTAGGGGTGTGGCGTCGTCGGGAAGACCAATGCGACGACCCAGACCAGGGCAATTGCCTTCGATCCCGGCCGGAACCCTGTTGACGGGCGTGGCCTGTAGGCCCCGCTTTCGAGCGTTGACCCTACCGGCCAGCCACATGATGACGACAACAGAACGAAGCCAGCAGGGCTTAGAGCCTGCTTGCCTTGTCGTTCATTGCCGCCACATTTCATAATCCGCCGTGTTTGTTTAGCCTCGGCCTTCTGCCTGCGGCGGTTATTGTGGGCAGCGGTGCTTCTCGGCCGCCGCCAGGATCGCCAGCTCCGTCGCCTTCTCGCGCAGGATGGGGGTCCACACGAAGCAGCGGGCGCAGTGGATCTCGACGTACCGGGCTGTAACCTCTAACCGTAAGTGAGAGGGCAACAGGCGGCGGATCTCCTCGAATGGTTGCATCGAACGGGCTCCTCTCAGGTGTTGTCGTTCAGGAACGACGCTAAAACGAGCGAGAAAAGGCGGACAACCGTGGATAATTCGCATGGGATTCCCCCCGCTTCTGCCCAAGTGGCTGCATTTAGGCGGCGAATCGTGATTCGTCGGGGGTTGATAAGCGAACATTTGTTTGGTATACTTCGGGCGCTGGTTCCGGGCCTGGCGGCACATTCCACCCGCCTGGTTCCCGAGGTCGCGAAGTCCTGCCCCGGATGGGGGGCGCGCCTGCAGTGGTCGATAGTGGACTGCTGGAGGTTGTTTTATTTTGGGGCGTTCCTGTGTGTCCAGCGCCAACCGTGGCCAGCAAGCCGCCGAACGGGCGCAGGCTTGCCAACAATCCGATGACCTCCGGGTCGTGTGGATTCAGAAACCGTCGCCCGCCGTGCAGCAAGACTTCCTGAACGGACTTGCCGAGATAATCGCGGCGGCTATCGTCGCAGGAGAACTGAAACCAGGGAGCGAATGGTCCCGGCTGGAGGTCGGCGATGCCTAACGCAGCAGCTATTTATGCCCGTTACTCGTCCAATCTACAGTCCCCTACCTCCGTTGACGATCAAATCGCCTTCTGCCACAAAGCCGCCGCACGGTTTGGCCTCGCCATCGACAACCGGCACATCTACCAGGATCGTGAGGTTTCCGGGGCCGTCGCCGACCGGCCCGGATACAGGCAGCTGATGGAAGCGGCCGAGAAGCGTGAAATCACAGCGGTAATCGTTGAGGCGCAGGATCGCCTCTGGCGCGACCAGGCCGAAATGCACTCTGCCCTGAAACGCCTCCGCTTCTGGGGCGTTAAGGTCTTCTCCGTGGTAACAGGTACAGACCTGACGGACAGGAGCGGGCGAATCCTGGCAACCGTCGTCGGACTCCAGGACGAATCGTTCTTGGATAATCTGCGGGAAAAGACTCACCGAGGACTGAGCGGTCAATTTGGCCGGGGCTTCAGCACGGGCGGTCGACCTTACGGGTATCTACTTGTTTCCGCCCCTGACCTTGTGACCGGGAAGCGGAACAGCCGGTTGCAGGTGGACGAGGCGCAGGCCGAAGTCGTGAGGCACATCTTCGCCATGTACGCCGCCGGGAGCAGCGCGAAAACGATCGCACACCGGCTGAACGAAAAAGGTGTCGTGCCGCCCCACGTGAAGGCCGGGCATAAGTCGAACGGATGGACGGCGGGAACGCTTGTTGGCGACCGCAAGCGCGGCCTGGGCGTTCTAAACAATGAACTTTATATTGGCCGCGTGGTGTGGAACCGTACCCGAAAGGACCGGGATCCAGAATCGGGACGACGCGTCCCACGACTACGGCCCCGCGAGGAATGGCTTAGCCGGGCGGCTCCAGAGCTCCGCATCGTGCCCGAGGATCTGTGGCAGCGGGTCAAAGCTCGGCAAGGAGAGGTCACCTGCCAGACCGGGGGTGGAAAGTTTAACCGTCGTAAGTTCTTGTTTTCCGGCCTGTTGAAATGCGGCGTGTGCGGCGCGAATTATGCCATGCGGAATGCTGCTTATTACGAGTGTTCCTTCCACCTCAACCGAGGGAAGACGGTCTGCGCGAATGGCCGCCTTGCGCGCCGTGATATCCTAGAGGAGCGGTTACTGCGGGCGATTGAGGAGGAGATTCTTTCACCCGAGTCCGTCGCATACCTGGCGCGAAAGGTGAACGACGCCCTGCAGCGGGCCAACTCAAGAGGCACGTCTGCGCGGCGCGCGCTGGAGGCCGAACTCCGCGAGGCCGAGCGGGAGGCTGAGAGCATCAAGCAGGCCGTGCGGCACGGCAAGGCAACGGCAACGCTGCTAGAGATGCTGGAGGAGGCCGAGGCCAAGATCCAGCGCCTCCGGGCGGAGCTGGGCGCGGAGCCGAGAGCGAAGGCCGTCGTGAAAGTCCTGCCGGGGCTTGTGGAGAGGTACGCCCGCGAGCTGCGGTCCGTCCTGGGCCACGACGTAGAACGAGCAAGGTTCTTGCTCGCCAGGCTCCTGGGTGAGGTCGTCCTGCGCCCAGATAAACAGGGGCTTGTAGCGGCGCTGCGAGGCGACCTGAGCGTTACCCTGGACGGTGCTGTTTCGACTGGTGCCGGGGGCGGGACTCGAACCCGCAAGGGGTTTCCCCCACTTGATTTTGAGTCAAGCGCGTCAGCCAGTTCCGCCACCCCGGCGCACACCAACCGCGCAACAACCAACAGGAATCATAGCATCTACATCTGCAGGCGTTCAATTCGACGCTACTCAGTGGGCCTGGAGTGCTCGAACTTGGGAGCGCCCCTGTGGGCCGGGACGGTGAGATCGCCCGCCCGGCTGATTGTGATGCCCATCCCCAGGGCCCGCAGGCCTTCCACCATCCCGCCGCGGATGTTGAGCGCACCCTCCAGCGTGGCGGGGTCGCCCAGCGCCACGATCGTGAACGGGCCCGTGAGCCGCGCCAGGTCTACCACCACCGTCCCTCCGACCTGGCCGAAACCGGTGGTGGCGGTTACCCGCTGACCGTTCACGGCAACGGCTTCCACGCCGGCGGCCCACAGTTCGTTGATGACGCTCACCAGGTCCTGGTAGGTTACCACGACCGGGCTACTGCCTGCCGGGTTGCTCTTGGCATCCTCCAGGCGCACGACGATCCCCGGTCCCTTCATCGGCTTCAGCCCTGCGAGCACGCGGAGGCTCTCCAGTTCCTTGCTCATCGCCGCCGTCAAGGTACGACCCTCTGCGGTGGCCTGCTCGTACTCCGCAAGACGCCGCTGCATCTCGCCGACCTTCCGCTCCAGCGCCAGCCGCACCTCACGCTCCTGCCGCAACAGCGTTGCCAGAGCGTACACGTTGCGGGTAGGCACCTCCGGCTGTGCGCTCAGAAACCGGCTGGCCCGGAACTGAACCACGAACAGGAACCCGATTCCCAGCAGCACCACCGCCGCAACTACCTGCTGACCGCTGACACGCCCGCGGGGTCGCGCGCTCATTGCCGGACTCCTCTTGTGCCGTTGGCGCGGCTGCCTGTCTCGCTCGCGGCTCGCGCCGGAATCCATGACGCGGTCTTAGGACCCAACAGTCTCTCGACGGCCTCGACGACCTGGGGGCCTGCCGTCACGCTGATGTCGCGAGCCTGCATCCGCACCTGCCGGCCCTCCGAGGTCACGGTGAGCAGCACCGGGCGGTCGCCACCGTGGCGGGCAAGCAGGTCCCGCAGACGCCGCAGCCCCTCCTCCCCGTGCCGGTCGGCGTCCACGAGGACGTGCAGCACCGCCTCGCCCGGCGGGCCGGCCCCCGGCGGGCCGGCTCCTGATGGACCGGCAGCGGGCGGACCGGCCTCGAGCGGAAAGACGCCGTCGGCCAGTACCTTCACCTGGTGCTCGGACGCGTCCAGGCGGCCGCGTACCACCACGATGGCGTCACGGCGCATATCCGCGTGGCTCTGCTCGTAAGTCTTGGGAAACACGATTACCTCGGCGCTGCCGGTGGGATCCTCCAGCGTCATGAAAGCCATGGCGGCGCCGTTCTTCGTTGTGGTGCGCTTCAGCGCCGTGATCAGCCCTCCGATGACCACGTCGCTCCGATCACGCAACTCCGGCAGTTGGGCGACCGTTGCGGTCACCCGCGCGGCCAGCGCGTCGCGGACAGAGGTCAGGGGATGGTCCGAGACGTACATGCCGAGCATGTCGCGCTCCATCGCCAGGAGATCGGCCTTGGAGAACTCTTCGCCCCCGGCCTGAGAAGTTCCCGCCGGAGCCGGCGGCGCGGCTTCGCCCGCGTCGAAAAGCCCGGTCTGTGCCCCTGCCCGTGCCTGCCGCTGGCCGCCGGCCAGGGCGGCTTCGACCTGCCGCAGCATCGAGGCGCGCGTGCGGCCGAGCGAGTCGAGGGCGCCGGCCTTCACGAGGCTTTCCAGCACCCGCCGGTTCACGACGCGACCATCCACGCGCATCACCAGGTCTTCGAGGGACGTGAACGGGCCCCCCTCCGTGCGCGCCCGCACGACGGCCTCGACCGCGCCGCCGCCGACGTGCTTGATCGCGGCGAGGCCGAACCGGATCGCGTTGCCGACCACGGTAAAGGTGTCCGCCGACTCGTTCACGTCCGGGGGCAGCACGCGGATGCCCATGCGTTCGCACTCGGAGACCGCGGTCGCGACCTTTGCCATCCAGTCCTGTCCCTGCGCCTCGGTGGTCAGCACCGCGGCCATGTACTCGGCGGGGAAGTTGGACTTGAGGTACGCGGTCTGGTAGGCAATCAACCCGTAGCACGCCGCGTGCGCCCGGTTGAAGCCGTAGCCCGCGAACGGCACAAACTGCTCCCAGATCTGATCTATCTTCCGCTTGGACACCCCACGCTTGCGGGCGCCGGCAATGAACTGCTCCCGCTGGGCCTCCAGCTTGTCCTTGATCTTCTTGCGTACCGCGTAGCACAGGACGTCGGCCTGGGCCAGGGTGTAACCGGCCACCACCTGGCAGACCGCCATTACGTCTTCCTGGTAGACCACCACGCCGTAGGTCTCGCCCAGCACCGCCTCCAACGAGGGATGCAGGTAGGAGATCGGCTCCTGCCCGTGTTTGCGGCGGATGTAGGACGGGATATTGGCCATCGGTCCGGGCCGGAACAGGGCCACCATAGCCATGATGTCCTCTATCCGGGTAGGCTTCAGCTCCTTCAGGTGACGGGTCATGCCCGCGCCTTCGAGCTGGAAGATGCCCACGGTCTCGCCCCGCGAAAGCAGATCGAAGGTGGCCCGATCGTCCAAGGGAATGGCCTTGAGGTCAATCACAACCCCCCGCACCGCTTCGATGATCTTGAGGGCCCGGTCCAGGATCGTCAGGTAGGAAAGGCCCAGGAAATCCATCTTGAGGAGGCCGATCTGATCAACGGCCCCCATGTCGTATTGGGTCATCACCAGGTCGCCCTTTGTGGCGCGCTGGAGCGGCACGAGGTCAATCAGCGGGTCGCGCGATATGATTACACCCGCGGCATGGGTGCTGGCGTGGCGCGCCACGCCCTCCAGCTTCTGGGCCAGCCCGAGCAGGCGGCCGACCGCCGGCGTCTCCTCCGAAGAGCGGCGCAACTCGGGGTCGGCCCGCAGGGCCTCGTCGAGGGAAGCGTTGTAGGGAATCAGTTTGGCGATCCGATCCACGTCCGAGTACGGCATCCCCATCACCCGGCCGATGTCCCGGACCGCCTGGCGGGCTCCCATCGTCCCGAAGGTGATGATCTGCGCCACATGGTCGGCGCCGTACTTGTTGATCACGTACCGTATAACCTCGTCGCGCCGGCTGTCCATGAAATCCACGTCAATATCCGGCATCGTGTACCGCTCGAGATTGAGGAACCGCTCGAACGGAAGCCGGTAGTGAAGCGGGTCCA harbors:
- a CDS encoding DUF881 domain-containing protein — translated: MSARPRGRVSGQQVVAAVVLLGIGFLFVVQFRASRFLSAQPEVPTRNVYALATLLRQEREVRLALERKVGEMQRRLAEYEQATAEGRTLTAAMSKELESLRVLAGLKPMKGPGIVVRLEDAKSNPAGSSPVVVTYQDLVSVINELWAAGVEAVAVNGQRVTATTGFGQVGGTVVVDLARLTGPFTIVALGDPATLEGALNIRGGMVEGLRALGMGITISRAGDLTVPAHRGAPKFEHSRPTE
- a CDS encoding DNA polymerase III subunit alpha; the encoded protein is MSDPFVHCHLHTEFSLLDGSARIDQLMRAASGMGMPAIAITDHGTMYGAVEFYLRARHYGLTPILGVEAYVAPRRHSDRDPRLDVSPYHMVLLATDLEGYRNLLRLTTIAHLDGFYYKPRVDRELLARHSRGLVGLSGCLQGEVTRALIRDDYAAAREAAAAYGEILGPGNYYLEVQDHGLPEQQANIRGMLRLAADLDLPLIATNDVHYVRRDEAEAQDALMCIQMNVALSATDKPRMGDTPEFYLKSAEEMAARFPGLGQALRAPLEIAGRVGMELELGKLKLPHFPVPEGETPDAYLRRLCEEGLHRLYGGPTEAQRARLDEELRVIALMGYAAYFLIVWDFVSFARRRGILTTVRGSAAGSLVLYTLGVIDVDPLHYRLPFERFLNLERYTMPDIDVDFMDSRRDEVIRYVINKYGADHVAQIITFGTMGARQAVRDIGRVMGMPYSDVDRIAKLIPYNASLDEALRADPELRRSSEETPAVGRLLGLAQKLEGVARHASTHAAGVIISRDPLIDLVPLQRATKGDLVMTQYDMGAVDQIGLLKMDFLGLSYLTILDRALKIIEAVRGVVIDLKAIPLDDRATFDLLSRGETVGIFQLEGAGMTRHLKELKPTRIEDIMAMVALFRPGPMANIPSYIRRKHGQEPISYLHPSLEAVLGETYGVVVYQEDVMAVCQVVAGYTLAQADVLCYAVRKKIKDKLEAQREQFIAGARKRGVSKRKIDQIWEQFVPFAGYGFNRAHAACYGLIAYQTAYLKSNFPAEYMAAVLTTEAQGQDWMAKVATAVSECERMGIRVLPPDVNESADTFTVVGNAIRFGLAAIKHVGGGAVEAVVRARTEGGPFTSLEDLVMRVDGRVVNRRVLESLVKAGALDSLGRTRASMLRQVEAALAGGQRQARAGAQTGLFDAGEAAPPAPAGTSQAGGEEFSKADLLAMERDMLGMYVSDHPLTSVRDALAARVTATVAQLPELRDRSDVVIGGLITALKRTTTKNGAAMAFMTLEDPTGSAEVIVFPKTYEQSHADMRRDAIVVVRGRLDASEHQVKVLADGVFPLEAGPPAAGPSGAGPPGAGPPGEAVLHVLVDADRHGEEGLRRLRDLLARHGGDRPVLLTVTSEGRQVRMQARDISVTAGPQVVEAVERLLGPKTASWIPARAASETGSRANGTRGVRQ